From Draconibacterium halophilum, one genomic window encodes:
- a CDS encoding ExbD/TolR family protein, producing the protein MALKKRNKVNAAFSMSSMTDIVFLLLIFFMVTSTLIAPNALKLLLPQSNNQTAAKPITTISITSDLKYYINDDNNLQRINFAEIEPFLKNKFGSGNDDIFISLHADQQVPVNEVVKIMNIARRNKYKMILATSAE; encoded by the coding sequence ATGGCACTAAAAAAGAGAAATAAAGTAAATGCTGCATTTAGCATGTCGTCAATGACCGACATTGTATTTCTGTTGCTTATTTTCTTTATGGTTACCTCTACACTGATTGCGCCAAATGCATTGAAGCTGTTGCTCCCACAAAGTAACAATCAAACAGCAGCCAAGCCAATCACAACCATATCGATTACATCCGATTTGAAATACTATATTAACGACGATAATAATCTTCAGCGAATAAACTTTGCCGAAATTGAACCATTTTTAAAAAATAAGTTTGGTTCAGGCAACGATGATATTTTTATCTCCTTACATGCCGACCAACAGGTGCCTGTTAACGAGGTCGTAAAAATTATGAACATTGCCCGCCGAAATAAGTATAAGATGATACTGGCAACATCGGCTGAATAG
- a CDS encoding MotA/TolQ/ExbB proton channel family protein, with protein sequence MFNLLMIQADLPQEMEAMATEPEGISTKFIDLAMKGGWIMLPILFLSVVAVYIFFDRYFAIKKAGRFDSSLLEKIKVYITTSKIDAAIALCRSNPNPASRMLEKGISRIGRPLTDVNAAIENVGNLEISKLEKGLPVLASVAGGAPMIGFLGTVMGMIQAFYDMSNAGNNIDVTLLSTGIYQAMVTTVAGLIVGIIAYFAYNILVANVEKVVFKMEATTSEFMDLLNEPA encoded by the coding sequence ATGTTTAATTTATTGATGATTCAAGCTGATCTTCCGCAAGAGATGGAGGCTATGGCAACCGAGCCGGAAGGCATTTCAACAAAATTTATCGATCTGGCGATGAAAGGTGGATGGATTATGCTCCCGATTTTGTTTTTATCGGTAGTTGCCGTTTACATTTTTTTCGACAGATATTTTGCCATTAAAAAAGCCGGGAGGTTTGATTCAAGTTTGCTCGAGAAAATAAAAGTTTACATTACTACAAGTAAGATTGATGCCGCGATTGCACTTTGCCGTAGCAATCCAAACCCTGCTTCGCGTATGTTGGAAAAAGGTATCAGCCGTATTGGCCGGCCACTAACAGATGTAAATGCCGCCATTGAAAATGTAGGTAACCTCGAGATCTCAAAATTGGAGAAAGGACTTCCGGTTTTGGCATCGGTAGCCGGTGGAGCTCCGATGATCGGATTTCTTGGCACAGTTATGGGAATGATTCAGGCATTTTACGATATGTCGAACGCTGGAAACAATATTGATGTAACGCTTCTTTCAACTGGTATTTACCAGGCAATGGTAACTACAGTTGCCGGATTGATAGTTGGTATTATTGCATACTTCGCCTACAATATTCTTGTTGCGAATGTTGAAAAAGTGGTTTTTAAAATGGAAGCTACCACTTCTGAATTTATGGATTTGTTAAACGAACCAGCATAA
- the nhaD gene encoding sodium:proton antiporter NhaD translates to MFILMVVVFVLGYTAIALEHPLKVDKAASALIIGTLCWVVYVLGAEGILHLGFSPTWKAFLAAHPDSHGLHAAHEFIVESEIIHHLGEISEILFFLLGAMTIVEVVDQHEGFKIITDKIKTTNKVKLLWILSLLTFFMSALLDNLTTTIVLVALLRKLIDDKQTRWFFASMVILAANAGGAWSPIGDVTTIMLWIGAQVTAGNIIANVFLPSLVCMVVPLAILSVTMKGNVARPVIAEDEIEYTTEKERILFLILGVCGLLFVPVFKTATHLPPYMGMLLSLGLLWVVGEIVHKDKPKAIKDKLKVTAVLQRVDVPTVLFFLGILSAVAALQSAGHLNILATYLDNNLGNIYLIDLAIGVLSSVVDNVPLVAGAMGMYPIADAGAVGYQVAFVQDGPFWEFLAYTAGTGGSILIIGSAAGVAAMGLEKIDFIWYLKKISWLAFIGYLAGAATYYVMFGL, encoded by the coding sequence ATGTTTATATTAATGGTTGTCGTATTTGTTCTGGGTTATACTGCAATAGCACTGGAGCATCCTCTAAAAGTCGATAAAGCTGCATCGGCTTTAATTATTGGCACATTATGCTGGGTTGTTTATGTTCTTGGTGCTGAAGGTATTTTACACCTGGGATTTAGCCCAACATGGAAAGCATTTCTAGCCGCTCATCCCGATTCGCATGGATTACATGCTGCACATGAGTTTATTGTTGAATCTGAAATAATTCATCACTTAGGAGAAATTAGTGAGATTTTATTCTTCCTGCTCGGCGCAATGACCATTGTTGAAGTTGTTGATCAACACGAAGGATTTAAAATTATTACCGACAAAATTAAGACTACTAATAAAGTTAAACTACTATGGATACTTAGTTTACTTACATTTTTCATGTCGGCATTACTCGATAACCTTACAACAACAATCGTTCTTGTTGCATTACTCCGAAAACTTATCGATGATAAACAAACCCGCTGGTTCTTTGCCAGCATGGTTATACTTGCGGCCAATGCCGGTGGAGCATGGTCGCCAATTGGAGATGTAACTACCATTATGTTGTGGATTGGTGCTCAGGTAACAGCCGGTAATATTATTGCTAATGTATTCTTACCTAGCTTGGTATGTATGGTTGTTCCGCTAGCAATACTTTCCGTCACAATGAAAGGCAATGTTGCCCGTCCGGTAATTGCTGAAGATGAAATAGAATACACTACTGAAAAAGAACGAATTTTATTCCTGATATTAGGGGTGTGTGGACTGCTGTTTGTGCCTGTATTTAAAACGGCCACACACTTGCCACCCTATATGGGAATGCTACTTTCATTAGGTCTTTTATGGGTTGTTGGCGAAATAGTGCATAAAGACAAGCCAAAAGCAATTAAAGATAAACTTAAAGTTACAGCTGTTCTTCAGCGTGTTGATGTACCAACCGTATTGTTTTTCCTTGGTATACTTTCGGCAGTTGCGGCATTACAATCTGCAGGGCATTTAAATATTCTGGCAACTTATCTCGATAATAATCTTGGAAATATTTACTTGATCGACCTTGCTATTGGCGTACTTTCTTCAGTTGTTGATAATGTTCCGCTGGTTGCTGGCGCAATGGGTATGTACCCAATTGCCGATGCCGGTGCTGTTGGTTACCAGGTTGCTTTCGTTCAAGACGGTCCATTCTGGGAATTTTTGGCATATACAGCAGGTACCGGTGGCAGTATATTAATTATTGGTTCGGCTGCCGGTGTTGCTGCAATGGGACTTGAAAAAATCGATTTTATATGGTACCTGAAAAAAATCAGCTGGCTGGCCTTTATAGGTTATTTGGCAGGTGCTGCAACTTATTACGTTATGTTTGGCTTGTAA